In Chthonomonadales bacterium, one genomic interval encodes:
- a CDS encoding DUF3830 family protein, whose protein sequence is MKIVRFTLIAEGVCAEARLLEDAAPATCAALWDALPVAGAAHHAVYSGSECVLILPEPLRVDPENATSDVCAGDVGFTWFAAGSSHGVDRDFAEVCWFYGADARPSMHEGPAPVSIWARIQGDARAFHSACRRMRREGVKALAIERVEAPGRGAIARDVEHIRVHRPRCGACSAPSVLVLGEQVLVAFVQGRDAEGGPDPLGLPLLCRGADGGRAWSAPEPMGGYQYPGTARVRLEVLPDGRLLARLDRYRFAPGFRAATGGGAPGREWVARQASPVALLSDDGGWTWRRGPVQALPPDARPDPCGVRAWRVGDEQASLWVAARAGAAHAWREECVRRVGVWRAGEPAVARMLDGRWICVYEGYDGPRDTDPPLGVRGVHATTFRIAGSSQE, encoded by the coding sequence GTGAAGATCGTGCGTTTCACCCTGATCGCGGAGGGCGTCTGCGCGGAGGCGCGCCTGCTCGAGGACGCCGCGCCCGCCACGTGCGCCGCTCTCTGGGACGCGCTGCCGGTGGCTGGCGCGGCGCACCACGCCGTCTACTCCGGCAGCGAGTGCGTGCTGATCCTGCCCGAGCCTCTGCGCGTGGATCCGGAGAACGCCACGAGCGACGTGTGCGCGGGCGACGTGGGCTTCACGTGGTTCGCGGCCGGCTCCTCGCACGGCGTGGACCGCGACTTCGCCGAGGTCTGCTGGTTCTACGGTGCCGACGCGCGCCCATCGATGCACGAGGGGCCGGCGCCGGTGAGCATCTGGGCCCGGATTCAGGGAGATGCCCGGGCGTTCCACTCCGCCTGCCGCCGAATGCGGCGCGAGGGCGTGAAGGCCCTGGCCATCGAGCGCGTGGAGGCCCCCGGGCGGGGCGCGATCGCGCGCGACGTGGAGCACATCCGGGTCCATCGCCCGCGCTGCGGCGCGTGCTCCGCTCCGTCGGTGCTCGTGCTGGGCGAGCAGGTGCTGGTCGCGTTCGTCCAGGGGAGGGACGCGGAGGGTGGGCCCGATCCGCTCGGGCTGCCGCTGCTGTGCCGCGGCGCTGACGGCGGCCGCGCATGGTCGGCGCCTGAGCCGATGGGCGGCTATCAGTACCCCGGCACGGCGCGCGTCCGGCTCGAGGTCTTGCCGGACGGGCGGCTGTTGGCCCGTCTGGACCGGTATCGGTTCGCGCCGGGCTTTCGAGCGGCAACGGGTGGTGGCGCGCCGGGTCGGGAGTGGGTCGCCCGCCAGGCCTCGCCGGTCGCGCTCCTCTCCGATGACGGTGGGTGGACATGGCGGCGGGGTCCGGTCCAGGCGTTGCCGCCGGACGCTAGGCCCGATCCCTGTGGCGTACGCGCGTGGCGCGTGGGCGACGAGCAGGCGTCGCTGTGGGTCGCCGCCAGGGCCGGTGCGGCGCACGCATGGCGTGAGGAGTGTGTGCGGCGCGTGGGCGTGTGGCGCGCGGGCGAACCCGCAGTTGCCCGAATGCTTGACGGCCGCTGGATCTGTGTGTACGAGGGGTACGATGGACCGCGCGACACCGATCCCCCGCTCGGTGTGCGCGGCGTCCATGCAACGACGTTCCGCATTGCCGGCAGCAGTCAGGAGTGA
- a CDS encoding SPFH domain-containing protein yields the protein MEVVSGCVIGFVAWFIVRYGLAGLYTVGPNERAVKTVFGRAERLPGQTTLQDPIAEQLTEEERPRYAYPQVRVIQPGGPYWRWPWERIHKASIATQTINMALDLDEPAANAGGTVLEAVTKDQLHIGLTGQIRYRVAERNLFAYLFGVKRPIVHVMGYFVSVLRERIANFEAPVPGGAGGQVTDASAAGISINDLRKNLRDLNEHMERECATSAARYGIALDASLITGIDPPAEVESALAAINTAHNQVSSDISLAQAAADQRIVQSRRAVEIETLNAHAEAEPLRAVAAQLTELKRSGPRALPNYLRNVRMKIYSDARNIIMEATSR from the coding sequence ATGGAGGTTGTCTCCGGCTGCGTGATCGGATTCGTGGCCTGGTTCATCGTTCGCTACGGCCTGGCCGGACTCTACACGGTGGGTCCGAACGAGCGCGCCGTCAAGACCGTCTTCGGGCGGGCCGAGCGTCTGCCCGGCCAGACCACGCTGCAAGACCCCATCGCCGAGCAGTTGACCGAGGAGGAGCGCCCGCGCTACGCCTACCCGCAGGTGCGCGTGATCCAACCGGGCGGACCCTACTGGAGGTGGCCGTGGGAGCGCATCCACAAGGCCTCCATCGCCACGCAGACCATCAACATGGCGCTGGATCTGGATGAGCCCGCTGCGAACGCAGGCGGCACGGTGCTGGAGGCCGTGACGAAGGACCAGCTTCACATCGGCCTCACGGGCCAGATACGTTACCGCGTGGCCGAGCGCAACCTGTTCGCCTATCTTTTCGGCGTGAAGCGCCCCATCGTCCACGTGATGGGCTACTTCGTCTCTGTTCTGCGCGAGCGCATCGCCAACTTCGAAGCGCCCGTGCCGGGAGGCGCGGGCGGACAGGTCACCGACGCCAGCGCCGCCGGCATCTCGATCAACGACCTGCGCAAGAACCTGCGCGACCTGAACGAGCACATGGAGCGCGAGTGCGCCACGTCCGCCGCGCGCTATGGCATTGCGCTGGACGCATCGCTCATCACCGGCATCGACCCGCCGGCCGAGGTCGAGTCCGCACTCGCGGCCATCAATACCGCCCACAATCAGGTGTCGTCCGACATCAGCCTTGCGCAGGCCGCTGCTGACCAGCGCATCGTGCAGTCCCGCCGCGCTGTGGAGATAGAGACGCTCAATGCCCACGCCGAGGCCGAGCCACTGCGCGCCGTCGCCGCCCAGCTAACCGAGCTGAAGAGGTCCGGGCCGCGCGCGCTCCCGAACTACCTGCGCAACGTGCGCATGAAGATCTACTCGGACGCGCGGAACATCATCATGGAGGCGACATCACGATGA
- a CDS encoding SPFH/Band 7/PHB domain protein, translating into MSTLAVAVTAFVVCFVLMPVLGGLARILGLYAIVEEGTRHVYVLFGKVIGTLDEPGLHLLLRELGPRALIAGWMGKRHVLDMRMDQEYLRSQPVNSEEGAPMGIGVWYEMFISDPEAYLFRNADPRGSLAANVSNATVRCLSNMPLQEMLETRHTMSQTVRSEVSSKSSEWGYQLGSVYIRKVHFRDAGMIRQIEEKVINRLRQVTSAIKQDGANQVSIITSTAEREAAIEFARAAGMRPSIVGTALHEIAQDPEVAEALFEVLETERVLAGERRVTLIPPGATALGALLAASVPTPLSLPAAATRSTTPGAAPAPKK; encoded by the coding sequence ATGAGCACCCTCGCTGTCGCCGTGACGGCGTTCGTGGTCTGCTTCGTCCTGATGCCCGTGCTGGGCGGCCTCGCCCGCATCCTCGGCCTCTATGCCATCGTCGAGGAGGGCACACGTCACGTCTACGTGCTCTTCGGCAAGGTGATCGGCACGCTCGACGAACCCGGCCTGCACCTGCTGCTGAGGGAGCTTGGCCCGCGCGCGCTCATCGCCGGATGGATGGGCAAGCGCCACGTGCTCGACATGCGGATGGACCAGGAGTATCTGCGCAGCCAGCCCGTCAACTCCGAGGAGGGCGCGCCGATGGGCATCGGTGTCTGGTACGAGATGTTCATCAGCGACCCGGAGGCCTACCTCTTCCGTAACGCGGACCCGCGCGGGTCGCTGGCGGCGAACGTCAGCAACGCCACCGTGCGCTGCCTGAGCAACATGCCGCTCCAGGAGATGCTGGAGACCCGGCACACCATGAGCCAGACCGTGCGATCCGAGGTCTCGTCGAAGTCGAGCGAATGGGGCTATCAGCTTGGCTCCGTCTATATCCGCAAGGTGCACTTCCGCGATGCCGGCATGATCCGGCAGATCGAGGAGAAGGTGATCAACCGTCTGCGGCAGGTGACCTCCGCGATCAAGCAGGATGGGGCCAACCAGGTGAGCATCATCACGAGCACGGCCGAGCGCGAGGCCGCCATCGAGTTCGCGCGGGCGGCGGGAATGCGTCCGAGCATCGTGGGCACCGCACTCCACGAGATCGCGCAGGACCCCGAGGTTGCCGAGGCGCTCTTCGAGGTGCTTGAGACGGAGAGGGTGCTCGCCGGCGAGCGGCGCGTCACGCTCATCCCGCCGGGAGCCACGGCGCTCGGCGCCCTGCTGGCCGCATCGGTGCCCACGCCGCTGTCGCTGCCGGCAGCGGCTACCCGAAGCACGACCCCGGGCGCGGCGCCCGCGCCGAAGAAGTGA
- a CDS encoding cobalamin-independent methionine synthase II family protein, with protein MPSAPNLRDAMLVVLKTQELAGLDVLSDGELSRFDVNHPETNGMIESFVLPMAGVDRVATREEREAYGRNRGTAFRGRPPGVVRGPLGEGALDLPASWQAVRSLTRAPLKFTVTSPYMLAKTLVDAHYGDVRALAMAIAEVLRAQAAEIDAAALQVDEANLPGHPEDAGWAHEPINHVLSAVGCERAVHLCFGNYGGQTIQAGRWRGLLRFLNALEADHLVLEFARRRFAELEVMRDLRDDLALGVGVIDIKDNEIETPAEVARRIEHAVQTLGPARVRWVHPDCGLWMLPRTVADGKMRSLVAGRDLFLGR; from the coding sequence ATGCCCTCCGCGCCGAACCTGCGCGACGCCATGCTCGTCGTCCTCAAGACCCAGGAACTGGCCGGCCTCGACGTCCTTTCGGACGGCGAGCTCTCGCGCTTCGACGTGAACCACCCCGAGACGAACGGGATGATCGAGAGCTTCGTGCTCCCGATGGCCGGCGTGGACCGGGTCGCCACACGCGAGGAGCGCGAGGCCTACGGGCGGAACCGCGGGACCGCCTTCCGCGGCCGCCCGCCCGGCGTGGTGCGCGGCCCCCTCGGCGAGGGGGCGCTCGACCTCCCCGCCTCCTGGCAGGCCGTGCGGTCGCTCACGCGCGCGCCGCTGAAGTTCACGGTGACCTCCCCCTACATGCTCGCGAAGACGCTGGTGGACGCACACTACGGCGACGTGCGCGCGCTGGCGATGGCGATCGCCGAGGTGTTGCGCGCCCAGGCCGCGGAGATCGACGCGGCCGCGCTCCAGGTGGACGAGGCGAACCTGCCGGGCCATCCCGAGGACGCCGGTTGGGCCCACGAGCCCATCAACCACGTGCTCTCGGCAGTGGGCTGCGAGAGGGCCGTGCATCTGTGCTTCGGCAACTACGGAGGCCAGACGATCCAGGCCGGCCGTTGGCGCGGCCTGCTCCGCTTCCTGAACGCACTGGAGGCCGACCACCTGGTGCTGGAGTTCGCGCGCCGCCGCTTCGCCGAGCTTGAGGTGATGCGCGACCTGCGCGACGACCTGGCACTTGGCGTCGGCGTGATCGACATCAAGGACAATGAGATCGAGACGCCCGCGGAGGTCGCCCGGCGCATCGAGCACGCGGTGCAGACGCTGGGCCCAGCGCGCGTGCGATGGGTGCACCCCGATTGCGGCCTCTGGATGCTGCCGCGCACCGTGGCGGACGGCAAGATGCGCTCACTGGTGGCCGGACGCGACCTCTTCCTGGGCCGGTAG
- a CDS encoding AAC(3) family N-acetyltransferase, with translation MAEPTRASLRADLERLGLRAGNIALVHSSFRAIGARDAETVVGALLDVLGVGGTLLLPALTYLQRPLEVHDARTSPSCVGYLSEYFRTRAGTRRSLHPTHSVCGVGARVDDLLGEHHRDSTPCGPCSPFNRLIELGGRILMLGCGLTPMTTMHAVEEHVVPPYLFGPALVYTITDRDGRVWRKPYRTHAFNGYSQRYDRLAELLSPPDLVTGTVGRAACHLLSARAVCDVAAARMREDAFHFVEPLP, from the coding sequence ATGGCCGAACCCACCCGCGCGAGCCTGCGCGCCGACCTGGAGCGTCTCGGCCTGCGCGCCGGCAACATCGCCCTGGTCCACTCCTCGTTCCGCGCCATCGGCGCGCGGGATGCGGAGACGGTCGTCGGCGCCCTTCTCGACGTGCTCGGGGTCGGCGGGACGCTGCTGCTGCCGGCCCTGACCTACCTGCAGCGCCCGCTGGAAGTGCACGACGCGCGCACCTCGCCGAGTTGCGTCGGCTATCTGAGCGAGTACTTTCGCACGCGCGCCGGCACCCGTCGAAGCCTGCACCCGACACACTCCGTGTGCGGCGTCGGTGCGCGGGTCGACGACCTGCTCGGCGAGCATCATCGCGACTCGACGCCCTGCGGCCCGTGCTCGCCGTTCAACCGCCTCATCGAGCTCGGCGGTCGCATCCTGATGCTGGGTTGCGGGCTGACGCCGATGACCACGATGCACGCCGTCGAGGAGCACGTCGTTCCTCCCTATCTGTTCGGTCCGGCGCTCGTCTACACGATCACGGACCGCGACGGGCGGGTGTGGCGCAAGCCCTACCGCACGCACGCGTTCAACGGCTACTCGCAGCGCTACGACCGCCTGGCCGAGCTCCTCTCGCCGCCGGACCTGGTGACGGGGACCGTGGGGCGCGCCGCGTGCCACCTGCTCAGCGCGCGGGCCGTGTGCGACGTCGCCGCCGCTCGTATGCGCGAGGACGCGTTTCACTTCGTGGAGCCGCTGCCATGA